In Candidatus Bathyarchaeia archaeon, a single window of DNA contains:
- a CDS encoding FadR/GntR family transcriptional regulator encodes MLRKLQAEKKSIFVAEQILEAIANGKLKPGDKLPPENAIAEQTNVSRTSVREALSALELVGVIKRRAGDGTYVKNGLNGILRSRLMDILEEGAGSFEALEARMALEPGIAALACKRATPEDIRNLSLSIKKLKEVAKKRDYDRFLEMDYEFHLILARSAKNALLIEALQSFLEVMKRQLWRSIKERCLSSPGHMDDVVKEHERIFAAINSRNQAKAISETERHFKGIMQRLELNY; translated from the coding sequence TTGCTCCGGAAGCTCCAAGCGGAGAAAAAATCGATTTTCGTCGCAGAGCAGATATTGGAGGCAATAGCTAATGGAAAACTGAAACCCGGCGATAAACTTCCTCCTGAGAACGCCATAGCGGAGCAAACGAACGTCAGCAGAACCAGTGTCAGGGAGGCTCTGAGCGCTCTGGAGTTAGTGGGGGTCATTAAGAGGCGCGCTGGTGATGGCACTTATGTCAAAAATGGCTTAAATGGGATCCTGCGATCCCGCCTCATGGATATACTTGAAGAGGGGGCGGGGTCTTTTGAAGCGCTTGAAGCGAGGATGGCATTGGAGCCTGGAATAGCAGCCTTAGCTTGTAAGCGTGCTACTCCTGAGGACATACGTAATTTATCCCTCTCTATCAAAAAGCTGAAAGAAGTCGCTAAGAAGCGGGATTATGATCGATTCCTTGAGATGGATTACGAATTTCATTTGATATTGGCAAGGAGCGCAAAGAACGCGCTCCTTATAGAAGCGCTCCAAAGCTTCCTAGAGGTCATGAAGCGCCAACTGTGGCGATCAATAAAGGAAAGATGCTTATCATCGCCAGGCCATATGGATGATGTCGTTAAGGAACATGAGAGAATCTTCGCGGCTATAAATTCTAGGAATCAAGCCAAGGCGATCTCTGAAACCGAGCGACATTTTAAGGGGATCATGCAAAGGTTGGAACTCAATTATTAG